A single window of Cytobacillus dafuensis DNA harbors:
- the ptsP gene encoding phosphoenolpyruvate--protein phosphotransferase has translation MLEINGISISKGITLAPAYCLAEPDLSFDKVKITHVDSEIDRLKEAMAKTKLDLIAIRDAAMYKFGEEKAEIFSAHLLILEDPEIFSAIEAKINEKMNAESALDEVCIMYSCMFESMDNDYMKERAADIRDVCKRILAHLLHVELPDYSRISREVIIVAEDLTPSMTAQLDKQFVRGFVTDIGGRTSHSAILARAMGIPAIVGTKNASKNITNGSPLIIDGLKGKVIVNATEDVQARYRASSKELEKDNELLKKYITLPSISADGHIVEIAGNIGNPNDVDAIIANGGDGIGLFRTEFLFMDRMELPTEEEQFDAYKTVLSKMDGKPTVVRTLDIGGDKELPYLKLPAEINPFLGYRAIRLCLDQQSIFRTQLRALLRASMYGNLKIMFPMIATLDEFRRAKAILLEEKQKLLDGGALVNDQIEIGMMVEIPSAAVIADLFAQEADFLSIGTNDLIQYTLAADRMNEKISYLYQPYHPAVLRLIKMVIDAAHNHGKWVGMCGEMAGDEVAIPILLALGLDEFSMSSASILKTRGQISKLNKDQLNDQLEHILQLKTSIEVELYVKKYFLNLK, from the coding sequence ATGTTAGAGATTAATGGGATTTCTATTTCAAAGGGTATCACTTTAGCACCTGCGTATTGTTTAGCAGAGCCAGATTTGTCTTTCGATAAGGTTAAGATCACTCATGTAGATTCTGAAATAGATAGATTAAAAGAAGCAATGGCCAAAACAAAACTGGATCTAATAGCCATTCGTGATGCAGCCATGTATAAATTTGGAGAAGAGAAGGCAGAGATTTTTTCTGCCCATTTATTAATACTAGAAGACCCTGAAATTTTTTCAGCAATAGAAGCGAAGATTAATGAAAAAATGAATGCAGAGTCTGCTTTGGATGAAGTTTGTATAATGTATTCATGTATGTTTGAATCAATGGATAACGATTATATGAAGGAGCGTGCTGCTGATATTCGTGATGTCTGCAAACGTATATTGGCTCATTTATTACATGTCGAGCTTCCTGATTATAGTCGAATATCAAGGGAAGTTATTATCGTTGCGGAAGATTTAACTCCCTCCATGACAGCCCAATTAGATAAGCAATTTGTGAGAGGCTTTGTTACTGATATTGGAGGAAGAACATCACATTCAGCCATTTTAGCCAGAGCAATGGGAATTCCAGCGATTGTTGGTACCAAAAATGCGTCGAAGAATATTACCAATGGATCTCCACTTATCATTGATGGACTAAAAGGAAAAGTCATTGTAAATGCTACAGAGGATGTACAGGCCCGGTATAGAGCTTCCTCAAAGGAGCTTGAGAAAGATAATGAATTACTTAAAAAGTATATAACACTTCCAAGCATTAGTGCTGATGGTCATATTGTGGAAATCGCCGGTAATATTGGTAACCCCAATGATGTAGATGCCATTATTGCTAATGGTGGAGATGGAATTGGCTTATTTCGAACAGAATTTTTATTTATGGATCGAATGGAGTTACCGACGGAGGAAGAGCAATTTGATGCATATAAAACCGTTCTTTCGAAAATGGATGGGAAGCCCACTGTTGTTCGTACATTAGATATTGGCGGTGATAAGGAGCTGCCATATTTAAAGCTGCCAGCTGAAATAAATCCGTTTTTAGGCTATCGTGCCATTCGATTATGCCTAGATCAACAGAGTATTTTCCGCACCCAATTACGTGCATTATTAAGAGCAAGTATGTATGGGAATTTGAAGATCATGTTCCCTATGATAGCAACCTTAGATGAATTTAGAAGAGCAAAGGCGATTTTGCTTGAAGAAAAGCAAAAGCTGCTGGATGGCGGGGCATTAGTTAATGATCAAATCGAAATTGGAATGATGGTTGAAATTCCATCTGCTGCTGTCATAGCTGACTTATTTGCTCAAGAAGCGGATTTCTTATCGATTGGAACGAATGATTTAATTCAGTATACATTAGCAGCCGATCGCATGAATGAAAAAATTTCATATTTATATCAACCCTATCATCCTGCTGTATTAAGGCTTATTAAAATGGTTATTGATGCTGCTCATAATCATGGAAAATGGGTAGGGATGTGTGGTGAAATGGCTGGAGACGAAGTGGCGATTCCAATTCTTTTAGCATTAGGGTTAGATGAATTTTCGATGAGCTCAGCATCGATATTAAAGACAAGGGGACAAATTTCCAAGCTAAATAAAGACCAACTTAATGACCAGTTAGAACATATTTTACAATTGAAAACTTCGATAGAAGTAGAACTATATGTAAAAAAATATTTTTTAAATTTAAAATAA
- a CDS encoding ABC transporter ATP-binding protein, whose amino-acid sequence MTVFTIEDVRKTFTNGEVTEEILKGVNLSLKEGEVTALVGASGSGKSTLLTIAAGLQPASDGQILFEGTNLTEMNAEQVRKVRANKFGFVFQFAHLVPFLTVEEQLMLMLDVAGTKMKKSEQKKEIDEILSLVDMSHRKKAYPSSLSGGEKQRIAIARAIIHKPKVLFADEPTASLDSKRSKDVMALIRELTKTLNITTLLVTHDEEMLAYADRIIKMSDGQVA is encoded by the coding sequence ATGACAGTATTTACAATAGAGGACGTTAGAAAAACCTTCACAAATGGCGAAGTGACAGAAGAAATCCTAAAAGGAGTCAATCTTTCCCTTAAAGAAGGCGAGGTAACAGCATTGGTAGGTGCTTCGGGTTCGGGTAAAAGTACGCTTCTAACAATCGCAGCTGGACTTCAGCCAGCATCAGATGGACAGATATTGTTCGAAGGGACAAACTTGACTGAAATGAATGCAGAACAAGTTCGAAAAGTACGGGCAAACAAATTTGGTTTTGTATTTCAATTTGCCCATCTGGTCCCTTTTCTTACAGTAGAAGAGCAATTGATGCTGATGTTAGATGTAGCAGGCACTAAAATGAAGAAAAGTGAACAAAAAAAGGAAATTGACGAGATCCTTTCATTAGTTGACATGAGCCATCGGAAAAAGGCCTATCCATCTTCCTTATCTGGCGGGGAAAAGCAGAGGATTGCCATTGCTCGTGCCATTATCCATAAACCGAAAGTTCTCTTTGCAGATGAACCAACTGCCAGTTTGGATTCGAAAAGATCTAAAGATGTAATGGCATTAATCCGAGAATTAACCAAAACGCTTAACATTACTACTTTACTCGTGACTCATGATGAAGAAATGCTTGCATATGCTGATCGTATTATCAAAATGAGCGATGGACAGGTTGCATAG
- a CDS encoding ABC transporter permease, whose product MNIAWKEMKKNKARFLILGSIVFLVSLLTLIISGLANGLSQDNAALIKDLPDGQFYMTKDSDQTYTLSKIDSNVQDKVLAKEKDAAAFSIQMGFVNDSADKQQSVVFVTSTESELFENVKKGEIVLDSSMKDKGIKVGDVLTNNQYSGEFTVKGFVDQKKFSHAPVAFINMEDYKEMYRTEEMQMLFVPGEDSPQTVDGLQAFSKKEFLDTIPSYSAEQMSLNMIVWFLVVISGMLFAIFFYMMNVQKIGLYGILKAIGVKTSALFKMMWTQMLFITVIALSLSIALSQVFNKIAPEGMPFHLTPDTTVKLSIVFLIIGFIGATLSGMQIKKVEPLQAIQQGEV is encoded by the coding sequence ATGAATATCGCTTGGAAAGAAATGAAAAAAAATAAAGCAAGATTTTTAATATTAGGTTCTATCGTTTTTCTCGTTAGTTTATTAACGTTAATTATATCTGGTCTGGCAAATGGATTATCACAAGACAATGCTGCATTAATTAAAGATTTACCAGATGGTCAATTTTATATGACGAAAGATTCAGACCAGACGTATACACTTTCAAAAATCGATAGCAACGTACAAGATAAAGTTTTAGCTAAAGAAAAAGATGCCGCTGCTTTTTCTATTCAAATGGGATTTGTGAATGATAGTGCTGATAAACAGCAAAGTGTCGTGTTTGTTACATCAACCGAGTCAGAGTTGTTCGAGAATGTGAAAAAAGGGGAAATCGTCCTAGATAGCTCAATGAAAGATAAAGGGATAAAAGTGGGAGATGTCCTGACAAATAATCAATACAGCGGCGAGTTTACTGTAAAAGGTTTTGTAGACCAAAAGAAATTCAGTCATGCCCCTGTTGCTTTTATTAATATGGAAGACTACAAAGAAATGTATCGTACAGAAGAAATGCAAATGCTTTTCGTTCCTGGAGAGGATTCACCACAAACAGTGGATGGATTACAAGCATTTTCGAAAAAGGAATTTCTTGATACCATTCCAAGTTATAGCGCTGAACAGATGTCCTTAAATATGATTGTTTGGTTTCTAGTCGTCATTAGTGGAATGTTGTTTGCTATCTTCTTCTACATGATGAACGTTCAAAAGATTGGATTATACGGTATTTTAAAAGCAATCGGTGTCAAAACAAGTGCTTTGTTTAAAATGATGTGGACACAAATGCTGTTTATTACAGTCATTGCTCTTAGTCTATCCATTGCACTCAGTCAAGTTTTTAATAAGATCGCACCTGAGGGTATGCCATTCCATTTAACCCCTGATACAACGGTAAAATTGTCAATCGTCTTCCTTATAATCGGATTTATTGGAGCTACTCTTTCAGGTATGCAGATAAAAAAAGTGGAACCATTACAAGCAATTCAACAAGGAGAGGTTTAA